Part of the Pedobacter roseus genome is shown below.
TTCTGCAGCAGTTAAGTAAGAAGTAAGTTTAAAAAAGTAATCGTAATCTAAAATGTTCAGGTTATCAATTACCGCTTTATATGTAATGTTCTTATTGGCATAACTGGCAATCTGATCGAACATCGAAAGCGCATCACGCAATCCACCATCTGCTTTTTGGGCAATAATGTGTAAACCATCACTTTCGAAAGCAATATTTTCGCGTTGGGCAATGGTTGACAGGTGGCTGGCAATATCTTCTACCTGGATACGGTTGAAATCAAAAATCTGACAACGTGATAAAATGGTTGGCAGGATTTTATGTTTCTCGGTAGTGGCCAGGATAAAAATGGCATAAGAAGGCGGTTCTTCCAACGTTTTCAGAAAGGCATTAAATGCACTTTGTGATAACATGTGAACCTCATCAATAATATAAATTTTATACTTTCCGGCTTGTGGCGGTATACGTACCTGCTCAATTAAACTACGGATATCGTCAACTGAGTTGTTCGATGCCGCATCCAATTCGTGCACATTAAAAGAATGTCCGTTCTGGAATGAAAGGCAATTATCGCATTGGCCGCAAGCTTCCATTTCTGCTGTAGGGTTGGTACAGTTAATGGTTTTGGCAAGGATACGTGCGCAGGTAGTTTTTCCTACCCCACGTGGTCCGCAAAATAGAAATGCCTGGGCAAGCTGGTTGTTTTTGATGGCATTTTTTAGCGTACCGGTAATATGCTGCTGGCCAACTACGGTTTCGAAGGTGGCTGGGCGGTATTTACGGGCAGAAACGATAAAATTTTCCATCGGCACGAAAATAGGAAAAATTTAGGTGTTGTAAGATTGAAAAGTTGGAATGTGGAAAAGTTGAAATGCAGAAATGATTTGTAAAAGAACGCGTAACATTTAATAATAAAATTAATCTAATCATAAAACTTTATAAATGAGGATATTAATTTTTATTAGCGCGATATTGTTGTCTTTTGCTAATGCTTCAATGGCACAGGTTGATACTATAAATGCACAAAACCATAAATTGGTGATGAGCAATCTGAAAGAGGGAAAAACCATTTACCTGGTTTATATGACAGATTCTCTTGAAACGAAACGGACTGTCGGCGATATATGGGAAAGAACAACTACTTTTAAAAAAAGAGATAAAAATGAAGTTGTAGAATTTGGCTGGAAATGGCTTCACAGCGATTCTCTGATCGCCACAATAACTAATATTTGTGATAGAAAAACGCTGGCGCCAATTTATCATTATGCAAATTATAAACGCAGAGGTATTTTTGCCTACGATTATAAAAATGGCTTGATGCAGCCATCTGATAGCGTGAAAAATAATGATGCAATAAAAAAAGGTCCTGTTAAATTGGATATTCCGATCATTTCATGGGAGCAGGATTTAGAAACTTATGCCTTATTGCCAGTTAAAAAGGTTGGCCAGCAATTTGATATTTCCTTTTTTGATCCCAATGAAAAATCAGCAACCTACCACCGCTATGAAGTAGTTGGCAAAGATAATTTGAAATTGAATGCAGATATTTCGGCTAAGTGCTGGCTGCTTAAAATTAATTACACTAAAGATAGTTATGCGATTTTCTGGCTAACCGAGAAATCAAAAGAGGTAATTAAAATGAAAGAATATTATAAAGGTAACTATCGTATAAAAGTGAAGCAATATTGAGATGTTAACGATGCAGGTTATAAAACTGTTTATAACTTGCTTCAAATGCATTAAAACTGCCGTAAGTAAGTTCTATCGCTTTTTCAGTATCATAGCCCTTCGCAGTTAGTTTGATGATGTTTTTTAATGCCGTGGTGCTTTTGTTTTTAACGAAATAATAGATCATACTATAGGCCGTATTATAATTATCATCGATCCCATGACCGTAAAAAGTGCCATCGTAGATCCTGAAAAAAGTTTTTAACCTGTCCGTATCCTTAAAATCCAATCCTGCCTTTATGCTTTTAATCCGGTTACTCTGCGGGTAGGAGTATAAATTTCCTTCACTGTCAAAATCTAAGGTTTCGAAAAACTCAGCCAGGCCCTCATTTAACCATTTTGGTGCTTTTTGATAATTGAACTGGAAAATACTATGACTGGCCTCGTGCAAGGCCACGGGAATAAAATCGCCACTCTTCATAATAAAAGCCTGGTTTATTGCCGGAATGTAGAATCCGGTTGATGATGGCGCGTTATACTTATTTTTTTCTATGCGGTAATCTTTTGATTTTCCATAAAGATTGATTTTAACAGGAACAGTAATGTTATTGCTGGTTTCGAAAATTTCGTTGCAGAACATGCGCTCATAAGCAATTAGTTTTTCTATTTTCTTTTGCTCATTGTCGCTTATTTTGCAATTAACAAGGTTGATCTCTACATATTGGGCGTAAGTTGAGAGGCTGATAGAACTTGATATTAGAAATAATAGTAGTTTATTCATTCTTATATTTAAAACTGTTAATTTAAGACAAGTAAATATAAGCTATCGATTTTTTTTAAAATGTAGTTTGTGTTTCTATATTTGGCGAATCTTAAAATTAATCATGAAACGCTTTTTCTTATTGTTGCAGCTTCTGCTGCCAATCATTTCTCTTGCCCAATCTAATTTTAAAAAAGGCTTTATTATCAATAATAATAAAGATACTATTTCCGGATTTATAGATTATCGAGAACAAATTAATAACCCGGTTTCGATAAATTTTAAAAGGACTGTTAACGGTGAAGCTGATGTTTTTGGTTTAAAGGATCTTTTAGGTTTTGAGGTTGAGGGTATGGTTAACTTTAAAAAATATGTAGTAACCATAAGTTTAAGTAAAACCAACAGAGAAGATTTATCAGTCGGCATAGATACATCTAATAAAATTGATGCAGTTTTTTTAAAGGTTTTACAAAGCGGAGAAAATATTACTCTGTTTTCTTATCAGGATAATATTAAACTTAGGTATTATGTGTTAGAAAAAGGCAATTTAACACCTGTGGAGTTAATCAGAAATATATATTACGATCCACAGAATAATTCAGTAACCTTAGTTCAGAACAAGTACATTAGTCAGATACAAGAACTTTTAAGAAGATTTAATCTTACCAGGAGTGAAAGTGAATTAAAGGGTTTTAAATTTTATAACAATGATCTGATAAAAATGGCAACTTTTATCAATAATAAAAGTCAGGAAAAAGCTAAATTTTCATCAGCCCGTTTTTTTGCCGGTGCCGGTGTAAGCATCAGTCAGGCTCGGTACAAAGGAGCCAACGAACTTAACAGTACAGATGCAAGAGGTAACACCTCAATAATGCCTATGGCAAGTGTAGGCATTGATTTGTTTTTTAACCCAGCCGTTAGAAAATTGATTTTTAGAACGGAATTGTCATTTCTAACGGGTAAGTATAATTTATCTGTTACTTCTGAAGAAGCAGCAAAGGCATTGATTACACACGAATTTAATCAGTCTGTAATTAATCTTACACCACAGTTGATTTATAATTTTTACAATACCGATAAGATCAAAGTTTTTGGTGGTATTGGTTTGGGACTTAATCTAGCTTCTTACAATAAAAATCAGAGAACTCGTTTTAACGCCTTAAATGGAGAAACATTCAGTATGGAAGAAGTTAAACTGGAAAAATTTTACTTCTCTTTTCCAATTAATTTAGGGGTAGTAGTAAATAAAAGAGTTGAGTTTCTGCTTGGAGCTTCTGTACCAGAAGCAATCAGTGATTATCTTGGCTTTAAGGTAGAAATTAAAAGATACAAATTGGGTGTGAGGTATCTTTTTGGGAAAAATTAGTATTTTCTAGAATAACATTATTGTTTTATTTAGTTGAAAAAATGAAATACAATATCTTTATTAATTGCATCCTATCCTGCTTATTCCTAATCGTAGCCTCTTGTAAAAAAGAACCGATAGATGATTTCAAAAGCAAAATTATTGGCGAATGGAAATATGAGAAACTGGTTGAAAAGAATTATGATTATACGGGTAAATTGTTGAATGAAAGATATTTTGCTACAACAAGGGGCGAATATTATCATTTTAAGAAAGATGGGACAGCAATTCAATATTTTGACCAGATTTCAGACAACACTTATAAAATCACTTCAGATACTAGATTTGAACTAAATACGGGGCTTGTTAATCCATGTAGATTGGTGAGTATTGATAAAAAATCTTTTGTTTTCGTTGTTGAAGGACCGAGAAGAGAAAAGGCTGACTATATAGAATACACTCATTTCTTAATCAAATAGGCAATTATTTTATAATAGCCTTCAATTCATGTCTGTATTCCGAAGCGCTTTTACCCGTAAATTCCTTAAATAATTTATTAAAATGGCTAAAATTGTTAAAACCGCTTTCGTAAGAGATATTGGCGATGCTGATTGGTTTTTCGGCCAAAAGTTTGGAAGCATGTACCACACGGTATTCGTTGACAAAATGAGTAAAGGTTTTCTTGGTGATTTTTTTAAAATAACGGCAAAATGAAGGAACCGTCATACTCGACATTTCTGCGACATGTTGTAAACTGATCTGTTCCTGGAAATGATCTTTCACATAGTTGAAAATCATATTGATGCGATCGTTATCCTGCACCTCCATTTCCATCGAAAAACCATCAGCATTTAAAATTTTATAATCGTTGGCCAGTTCGAGTTCCTTTAAAACACTCAATAAAGTTAAAAGCCTCTCAAAAGGCGCCTGATCATCCATCATTTCTATCCTGTCGCCGACCAAATTCATGGTTTCGCTGCCAAAAGCGATCCCATCTTTCGCCTTATCAAATAATTCGTGGATACCTTTAATTTCCTGCAGACCTAAAAAAGTACTGCCCAAAAAATCCGGCTTCATCTGGATTACCGTTTCGTTTTTGTTCCCGGTGTTGGTATCAGTAAAACCGCAATGGGGCAGGTTGCTGCCGATCAGGATCAGATCGCCATCGGTATAATAAGAAACGTGACTGCCGATCTGCCTTTTGCCGGCGCCGCCATTTACAAATACCATTTCGATTTCCGGGTGGTAATGCCAGAGATGCGCCATATTATTGGCATTTTCTACATATTTTGAATAATAGAACGAACTCCCGAAAGAGGGTTCGACAACCTCGAAACTTGGTTTCATTATTTGCTGAATTATGTTTCTAATTTACATAAAAAATATGCTTTATTATAACTTTTGATAGAATCGCTGTTGAATTGGGGTAATATAGCATAGAAAGTGGAAAATATGCAACTAACTATACGCAAATTACCTTCTTACCTTAGTACCATCATATAATGATTAACTCTTTAAAAATATTGGTTATGAAAAAGTTCTTAAAAATCGGTTTAATGGCAGCGTTATTTTTTACTGCTACGGGTGTTCACGCTAACGATGATGATTTTACATTAAAGGTAAGAGGCGAAAAAGAAAAATATATCCGTTTTACTGCTGACAAAGCAGAAAATGTGAATTTATCACTCCTGGGTTCAGGTGATGAGGTTTTGTTTGAAGAAAACATTCACGCTACAGCATTCTCAAGCAAGGTTTATGATTTAAATGCACTTCCTGATGGAAAATATGTACTTAAAGTAGAGTCTGATTTAAAACTGGCTAAATATACCGTGACCATTAAAGATGGTGAGGCTATTGTTTCTGAACCAAAAATCTCTAACATCTTTAAACCTGTTTATACTCAAAAAGATCAGGTAGTTACGCTTAACCTTGAAAATTTAGATAAAAGCCCAATCGAAGTTAAAGTATACAACGAATACAATGATGAAGTTTACAACGAGGTTTTCAAAGATAAAGAGCAGTTGACTAAAAAATTCAATATTAGCAAAACGGATTCAAGAGAGTTAACTTTCGTGGTTAAATTTAAAGATGAGTCTTTCGTTAAAACGATACAAACTTACTAACAACAACAGCTAATTGATATAGGGGGATTGTCTTGATAGATAATTCCCCTTTTTTTATGTAAGATGGATGAGGTAAGACGGATAATGTGATATCCAAAGTTTTCAATTTCCATCATCCGTTTTCCATCTTCCATTTTCAAACACCCATCTTCCATTTCACCTTTCCCATCTCACATTATAAAATGTAACTAATCCTTTGATTTAAAGAAAAATATTGTTACTTTTGCATCCCCGTAATATACCTCGGGATTAAAAAATTAAAAACTTAATTAATAACAATGAATCAGTACGAAACTGTTATCGTTCTAACCCCGTTGTTATCAGAAGAGGCTGCAAAAGAGGCATTAGCCAAATTTAAAGCAGTTCTTACTGACAACAGTGCCGAAATTATCCAGGAAGATAATTGGGGTTTGAGAAAATTAGCGTATCCAATTGATAAAAAATCAAACGGATTCTTCAGCTTAACTGAATATAAAGCTTCAGGAGATTTGATCGCAAAATTAGAGCTTGAATTAAAACGCGATGAGCGTGTGTTACGTTTCTTAACTATCCGTTTAGACAAACACGCAATTGCTTACAATGAGAAAAAGCGTAGTGGTGCTTTTAACAAAAAAACTAAGGAGGTTGCAGCGTAATGGCAAGAGAACAAATTCAATACGTAACTGCCCCTAAAGTAGAGGATAACCGTAAAAAATATTGCCGTTTCAAGAAAAACGGAATTAAATACATCGATTACAAGGATGCAAATTTCTTGTTGAAATTTATTAACGATCAAGGTAAATTATTACCACGCCGTTTAACTGGTACTTCGTTAAAATTCCAACGTAAAGTGGCTCAGGCAGTTAAACGTGCCCGTCATATCGGTTTGTTACCTTTCGTTGCTGATCAATTAAAATAGGAGGCTAGAGATATGGAAATTATTTTAAAACAAGATATTAAAGGCCTTGGTGAGAAAGATGATGTAGTTACAGTAAAGCCAGGTTATGGCCGTAACTATTTAATCCCTCAAGGATTTGGAGCATTAGCTACTTCTTCTGCTAAAAAAGTTTTAGCTGAAAATTTAAAGCAAGCTGCTTTTAAACAAGATAAAATTAAGAAAGATGCTGAAGGTGTTGCTGAGCGTTTAACTGATGTTAAACTTTCAATCGGTGCTAAAGCTGGCGAAAGCGGAAAAATCTTTGGAGCGGTTAACACCATCCAGATTGCTGAAGCATTAAAAGCGCAAGGCTTTGATGTTGACCGTCGTCGTATCACTTTCGAAACTGAACCTAAATTTGTTGGCGAATATGTTGCTAACTTAAACTTACACAAAGAAGTTAAAGTTCAGGTTCCTTTCGAAGTAATTGCTGAATAAGCATTCTTTAAAGAATCAATAAAAAGTCCCGATGAAAATCGGGACTTTTTTTATGGAAAATGGATAAGGTACGATGGATGATGTTGTGATTTACAGAGACTGATTTATTAACCATTCAGCATATTCTGCTATGCGCGTTCCCAGATAGTACGGAAGATTTAGCAAGAGATATGGCTTGCCAGTTGGAGTAATTGTTTTTTCTAATTTAAATTCACCACCATATACCCTAATGGCAAAAGGATGCGCTGATGCATCTATAAATTGATGAAGTGATCTTAAGCTTCCTGTACTGCCTGATTTGATTTCTATTGGTATTACTATTTTTTTATAAGCATAAATTAAATCAACTTCTGCATCAGACTGTTTTTTATCCCTTACCCAAAAATTAGGCTTATGTGAGGATATATGCTCTGTCGAGATCAATTCCTGGGTTAATAGATGTGGTATAACCGCACCTTTATAAGCCGTGCTCAAATCATCAAGCGCGAGCATTTCGCCCTGTATACCCAAGGAGTAGTTGATTAATCCTGTGTCTAAAAATTGTAGCCTGGGTGATTTTTTTAAATCAGGAATAATTGGCACTTCGGTATCGGTAGATGGGTATATTAACCTGATAATTTTTGCATCGTCCAATATCCTAAAAGCTTCGCCAACCTCTCTCGATTTATAGTTCGAATTGCCAAAGCCTTGAAATACTACACGCTTATCGAGGAAAAGGTGGGCACTGCCTATAATATGATTGATTGTTCTTCTTGCTGTATCGTTTTGGGTGTATTTCTCGATGTCGTTTTTATAGGTTGCCCAAATGCTTTCATAAACAATCGGCAAATCGGAGAGGCTGTGCTCTTCTATGTCGGTTTTAACTACCTCTGGCATACCTCCGATAATTGCATACCGATGAAAAGCTTTTAACAATAATTTGTGTGCAACATTTTTTACCGGAGTTTGAAGCAGATACTTTAATAAATCATTTTTTTGATTAGCCTGAAGGTATTCTTGAAAATTTAAAGGATACAGATATAAAAATTCAACCCTGCCAACCGGAAAACTTGCTACCTTTTGCAGTATAAACTCTAAAAGCGAGCCGGCACTGATCACATGTAATTCGGGAATTTCTTCATAAAAGTACCTTAGCATTTGGATTGCTTTTGCACTTTCCTGGATTTCGTCAATAAATAGTAGTGTTTCGTTTATTTTATCTGATTGAAGGTCATGGCCCAGGAACAGCGCTTCAATAATGCTTTGTACGTCGTCAAAATCATCAAAATACTGACGATGTGCAGATTTCTCCAGATTTAGAAAAATAGCAGTAGGATAGCTTTTTGCAAAATCTTTTATCAGCGTTGTCTTTCCAACTTGACGTGCCCCTCGGATGATTAGAGGTTTCCTGTTTTTGCTGTTTTTCCATTGAATTAAACTGTTTTCAATGGATCGTTTAAATGTCATTTTCAGTGATATTGTAACAAAGTCAGCCCAAATATACTAAAACTTTGTAACAAAGTCAGGGCATATTCTGATAAATATTGTAACAAAGTCAGGTCATGTTGTTTTATTGATAATATTTTGTAACTCAGAATAGTTTCTGATGCATTAAATTCGGATAATCTCTGGGAAATCATTATTGATCTTCCAAAGGTATAGATGGATAATGAAATTGGGTTAGCCCATCTTCCTTTATCCATCTCACATCTTCCATCCTTACTATCCTTTCGGCGTTGTTGGTCTGATTTCTACTTTGCTTGGTAGTGTTCTTGCTGGCATGGCCAGTAAATCAACAATCAGTTTTCCCATATCTTCCGGCTGGATTTTCCAGGCGTCGCTTTCGTTATCCGGTTGGTGATCGTTAAAATGGCTCGCTACCGAACCTGGCATAATGGTACTCACTTTTACGCCATATTTTCTTAAATCGAGCATTACCGATTGTGTAAATCCTGTTAAACCAAATTTACTCGCGTTATAGGCAGAGCCTCCTGCAAAAAAGTTGGTGCCTGCCAAACTCGAAATGGTAAAAATATGTCCTTTGCTCTTTTTAATTTCATTTACCGATGCTTTAATGCTGTAAAAAACACCTGTTAAATTGGTATCTATCGTTTCTTTCCATAAATCAACGCTCAATTCATCGATCGGTGCGAAATGTCCAACGCCTGCATTGGCAATCAGTACATCCAATTGTCCCCATTTTTCGATAATCAGGTTAATGGCTTCCTGTTGAGAATTAAAATCTGCAACATTGGCTTCAATGGCCAGTACATCTCCATAAGCCACCAGGTTGGAGGCGGCCTGGTTTGCGCTATCTATTGTTCTGCTCGTAATGGCAACTTTATAACCGTCTTTTAAAAGGGCCTCGGCAATACCGAAACCGATTCCTTTACTTCCTCCTGTAATTAATGCAACTTTCATGTTCTTGTAACGTATGATATCGAAAAATGTTTATTTTGATTTTTTCTTGTTGTGATCTGGCAGTTCCATGATCTGGATATCTTTAAAATCTACGGGCTGACCTTCACTTTGCAAAGCGATAAATCCTGCTGTAAGTGCTTTACCGTCAATTTTGATTTTAGGATCGTAGCGGTTGGCTACTCCGCCACCAATCTGTGGTTTACTATATTGTAAAACCGTATCGCCGTTGATGATGTGCGTAACCAGTGAGTCGCCCATTACAATCAGTTCAGCAGATACCCATTGGTCACCATCGTATGTTTTTGATTTAGAATCTAAACAATGACCATCATATAGCTTTCCCTGATAGAAAATATCTGTACCCGGAGAACACATGTTACCCGTTGGCCGCGGCCTGCCGTCGCTTAAGCCACCCAAAAGCTGCATCTCGATAGAAATTGGCCAATCCTGCTCTTTTGGCATCGTTTTAGGGTCTTGCGAATGGAACATTACACCGCTATTGCGCAGCGTGTAACTTGGAGCACCTTTTTGCAGTTCGCCAACAAAGCGGTATTTCAGTTTGAGGCGATAATAAGAAAAAGGTGTTTTGTAATAAAGATGGCCAAACTGATCATTAAAATCGCCATATTGATCATAACGTACCTGTATTATACCATCAACCACCCTGAAAGTGTTTCCATAATTCACATTATAATCATGGTGATGGATTTTTACATTCCAATCTTTAATATCTTTTCCGTTAAAAAGTGTAACCCACTTTTCTGAATTGTTATTGATGTTTTTGGTGGTGCTACAGCCCCATAAAGTTAGGGCGAAAAGTAGATAGCTTAGTTTTTTCATTTGGTTAAAGTTGATTTCCGGTATCTGTGTTAGTTCTTTAATTGGTCAATCATAAATTTTATTTATCGCTTAGGCTTCTTAATAATTTTACAGCAATTACCGCTATTGTCCATAAAGTTAGATAAGTGTATTCCATTTTCCTTTATATCTGCTTTTATTGCGAGTAAACTATCGAATTTGACCATACCATTTCTGATTTCATAAAATTCGGATGGGTTATAGTAAATAGAATCGGGATGCTCAGGAACCTCAGTAAGGTCGAAACCACCGTATTCGAGAAACCCGTCGTGATCAATGTCGGTAAATGGAGCTGGCCCGCCTCCCTGATTTTTGTCGTTATATACACAGTCTGCAATAAATGTTACTTTGTTATCTTTGGTAATCGAGTAAGCAGTAATGTAATTGAAATTAGGGCTTCCATCGTTTTCCAAAAATAGCAGCAACTTGCCTTTGCTTTTAATAACCCTGTTGTATTTACTTTCGTAAATAAAGTAATGTGTGGTATCTAAATAAATTTGCTTGCCGTTAAGAAATATCGCCTCGTGGTAACGATCGTAATCCTTACTATCAAAATATACTCTTTTTATTCGGATACTATCAGTGCCATCTATTTTAATGGTGAGTGGGTTATAAACAATATCTATTTTATTAGAATTGGGTAATTTATTGTTGATTACTGAAGCTGTTGGGGGAACCTTTTGTTGTTCCATTGGTTTTGGATTTCTGCATGCAATGAAGCAGAAGGATAATACAAGGGCGAAAATCAGTCTTATCATAAAACTAAGATATAAAAATGAAGGAGCATTAATTTACATTCTGTTTTTTGATACCAAAAAATCATAATTTTCCATCATCCATTTTACGTTTTACACTTTTTGACCATTAAGGAGTTAAGGACATTAAGATTTAGCGACATATTTCTGGACGATTACTATTTGTTATTGAAAATTGATTATTGGTAATTATTTTATCATTGGTGATTCCCATCATCCATTTTCCATGTAAGATTTCACATCTTCCATCCCTTTAATTAACTTTGGCGCATGGCAAAAACCCGGACAACCAGAACAAAAAGCAAAGCAAAACATCCACTTTTAAAAAAGATCACCAATATTGCAACAAAGGTATTTTTATATTTTTTGCTGGTTTCTGTGTTTTGGGTTATTGCATTGCGGTTTATTAATCCTCCAATCACACTTTTAATGGTGTTACGCAATATTGAGCGTAAAGCTGATGGCAAGCCTTTTAAAACGGAGAAAAAATGGGTGAAGTTTGATGATATGTCTGATAATATGAAAAGGGCAGCAGTATCGGCTGAAGATCAGCTCTTTTTAAAGCATATCGGCTTTGATATGAAAGCCATTGAAAAAGCTTTTGCCAGCAACGCTAAAGGAAAGAAAGTAAAGGGTGGAAGTACGATTTCACAACAGACCGCGAAAAATGTTTTTTTGTGGCCAGGGCGGTCATGGATCAGGAAAGGTTTTGAGGCTTATTTTACACTTTTGATTGAGCTCTTCTGGAGCAAAGAAAGAATTTTAGAGGTGTATTTAAATGTAATTGAAATGGGCGACGGCATTTATGGTGCAGAAGCCGCTTCGCAGGAGTATTATGGTAAATCTTGTACTAAATTAACCAAGAAACAGGCTGCTTTGATTGCCTCCTGCTTCCCAAATCCAAGAAGATGGACGCCTAAAAACGCCACACCTTACATCAGGCACCGCCAATATCTGATTTTAAGAAATATGAACAGGTTGGGACCGTTGGATTTTTAATGTAAGATGTTTAATGTGAAATGGCTAATGGAAGCACAGTTTCCTTCCATCATCCATCTTACATTTTCCGTCTATTAATCGTGATCTTTGTTCCACCTAATCTTAATCCCGCCTTTTTCGTCATCTACGGCTTTTAAATGGAGTACAATGCCTCGCATACGGGCTTCTCTTTTTTCTGCCTTAGTCAGGTTTTCGTCGCCTTTAGGATTTCTTAAAGGAATATCCATGGCCACATTTGTACCGGTACCCAAAGCATAGGTGCCTTTAACATTAAAGTTTAAAGCACTAGAATTTATCTGCATTGGGCTGATTTCGACTTTATCCCCTCTGATATTTAGCGTTCCATCCAGGTTTTTGATTTCTACGTTTGATAAGTTCCGGTTTGCGAAGGCAAATTTTCCAACTTTTACCATTGGGTCAAAATTAACAAGGGCGGCATTGTTCAGGTTAAATACCACTTTGCCATTTATTGATCGTGGAAGAATTTTTCCGGTGTGTGATATGCGTCCCGAAATGTTGACCAGCGAAGAAAGATAACCTTTTAAATTTTTGTTGGTAATGGTTTTCTGTCCGAAATTATCGAAAGAGTAAAAGAAATCTTTAACGCTAACATGGCTAATTTTCGAATTGATTTTAAAGCTGTTTGAAGCAGCTTCCTGCATAATGTTCCCATCTAGCGATAGTTGCCCTCCTGCGTGGGCTACACTGATTTTATTAAAAAATATACCACCTCCACGTAATGAAATATCTGCATCAAGGTTGTTGGCGGTAAAATTATCGTAAATGGCTTTATCAACTGTTAAGCGGATGTTCATTTTAGAAAGTTCGAGTACATTACTCAATTCTTTAGAAACCACGCGTTTATTTCCGCTTGGTTTAGGCTTGTTGCTTGACCTCGGACCTAAAAAGGGTAAAAATTCCTTTAAATAAAGCTGTGGGCTCGACATTTTTAAATTCACCAGTATTTTATCAGGCGCGGTATAATATAAATTGGCAAAATTGGCAATGCTGCAGCTTACATTCAGCTCGCTTTTACCCAGTTGGAAGTGCCCGTTCTGGATGGATAAATCATTCTGGTTAAAGTTAATGTTTAAAGCACTTTTTACTAAATGAAGTTTTCTGGGAATATATAGGATATCGGCATCTGCAATCTGTATTTTGCCTGAAACTACTGGTTTGGTGAATCTGAAATTATCGATATCGGCCTGGCAATACAACCTTAGATTAGCCGTTCCGTTTTTAAATTCGAAATCATTTGTACCTAAAGAATTATTTAAGTTGGATAAAGGAAATTGCGAAGTAACCAATCCCGTCGCAATTGGCCGGGCGAGGTTATTTACCGTAAAAGTGTCTATTTTAAGCGGTGCGTTGAAGTATTTGGCGGTGAGTTTATGAAATTTGATGGAAGAATTCTCATCACCAATAATACCGCCAGCGGTATCCCGGTTGGTGAAAGATCCGTCAAAGTTACAGGCCGTTAATTTACCTGCCGGAATAGAAACGATATTGTCACGCACTTTAATGCCTACTTTGATCAAAGGATCACCGTATTTTCCTGATCCATCATCGATGATGTTCCCTCGGATGTCGATTGGT
Proteins encoded:
- a CDS encoding ATP-binding protein — protein: MTFKRSIENSLIQWKNSKNRKPLIIRGARQVGKTTLIKDFAKSYPTAIFLNLEKSAHRQYFDDFDDVQSIIEALFLGHDLQSDKINETLLFIDEIQESAKAIQMLRYFYEEIPELHVISAGSLLEFILQKVASFPVGRVEFLYLYPLNFQEYLQANQKNDLLKYLLQTPVKNVAHKLLLKAFHRYAIIGGMPEVVKTDIEEHSLSDLPIVYESIWATYKNDIEKYTQNDTARRTINHIIGSAHLFLDKRVVFQGFGNSNYKSREVGEAFRILDDAKIIRLIYPSTDTEVPIIPDLKKSPRLQFLDTGLINYSLGIQGEMLALDDLSTAYKGAVIPHLLTQELISTEHISSHKPNFWVRDKKQSDAEVDLIYAYKKIVIPIEIKSGSTGSLRSLHQFIDASAHPFAIRVYGGEFKLEKTITPTGKPYLLLNLPYYLGTRIAEYAEWLINQSL
- a CDS encoding SDR family oxidoreductase, with protein sequence MKVALITGGSKGIGFGIAEALLKDGYKVAITSRTIDSANQAASNLVAYGDVLAIEANVADFNSQQEAINLIIEKWGQLDVLIANAGVGHFAPIDELSVDLWKETIDTNLTGVFYSIKASVNEIKKSKGHIFTISSLAGTNFFAGGSAYNASKFGLTGFTQSVMLDLRKYGVKVSTIMPGSVASHFNDHQPDNESDAWKIQPEDMGKLIVDLLAMPARTLPSKVEIRPTTPKG
- a CDS encoding 3-keto-disaccharide hydrolase, coding for MKKLSYLLFALTLWGCSTTKNINNNSEKWVTLFNGKDIKDWNVKIHHHDYNVNYGNTFRVVDGIIQVRYDQYGDFNDQFGHLYYKTPFSYYRLKLKYRFVGELQKGAPSYTLRNSGVMFHSQDPKTMPKEQDWPISIEMQLLGGLSDGRPRPTGNMCSPGTDIFYQGKLYDGHCLDSKSKTYDGDQWVSAELIVMGDSLVTHIINGDTVLQYSKPQIGGGVANRYDPKIKIDGKALTAGFIALQSEGQPVDFKDIQIMELPDHNKKKSK
- the mtgA gene encoding monofunctional biosynthetic peptidoglycan transglycosylase, encoding MAKTRTTRTKSKAKHPLLKKITNIATKVFLYFLLVSVFWVIALRFINPPITLLMVLRNIERKADGKPFKTEKKWVKFDDMSDNMKRAAVSAEDQLFLKHIGFDMKAIEKAFASNAKGKKVKGGSTISQQTAKNVFLWPGRSWIRKGFEAYFTLLIELFWSKERILEVYLNVIEMGDGIYGAEAASQEYYGKSCTKLTKKQAALIASCFPNPRRWTPKNATPYIRHRQYLILRNMNRLGPLDF
- a CDS encoding AsmA family protein, with translation MKRWLKISLKIVSVLVVLIILTWLAGAFYISRNKKEVLASILSQLNKNLNGQITATSMEPTLLKSFPGVSVSLNGVLLRDSLWAQHKHDLLKAQDIDVSLNVLSLIVGNINIKQIAINNASIYIYTDSTGYSNTSIFKSKPKTDKKSSPKSSALEVKKIDFNKVSLILDNKKRFKLFNFDIDQIQGRMEYPDSGWTGKIKLKTKVNNFAFNTRKGSFLKDKTLDGTLLAHYSRDLDAVILKPEVLNIGGHPFKIGAKIDLAKSAFAISIAVDDILFRDVALLLSPNISSKLLKFGIEKPIDIRGNIIDDGSGKYGDPLIKVGIKVRDNIVSIPAGKLTACNFDGSFTNRDTAGGIIGDENSSIKFHKLTAKYFNAPLKIDTFTVNNLARPIATGLVTSQFPLSNLNNSLGTNDFEFKNGTANLRLYCQADIDNFRFTKPVVSGKIQIADADILYIPRKLHLVKSALNINFNQNDLSIQNGHFQLGKSELNVSCSIANFANLYYTAPDKILVNLKMSSPQLYLKEFLPFLGPRSSNKPKPSGNKRVVSKELSNVLELSKMNIRLTVDKAIYDNFTANNLDADISLRGGGIFFNKISVAHAGGQLSLDGNIMQEAASNSFKINSKISHVSVKDFFYSFDNFGQKTITNKNLKGYLSSLVNISGRISHTGKILPRSINGKVVFNLNNAALVNFDPMVKVGKFAFANRNLSNVEIKNLDGTLNIRGDKVEISPMQINSSALNFNVKGTYALGTGTNVAMDIPLRNPKGDENLTKAEKREARMRGIVLHLKAVDDEKGGIKIRWNKDHD